ACATTACTCTTGAGAATAAAATCAAAATTATTGTTAGGTCCTTTGACCAAAGTTACCCTAATCGTTTGCTTGATATAACCATCCGCTTCGACAGAGATTGTGCTTGGTCCCGGAAGCTGCTGTTTCATCGTATACTTACCTTGTTTGTCTGTTGTTGTCTGTAAACCATTGATTGTCACTTTGGCGCCTATGATCCCCTTTCCACTCTCAGCGATCACCACGCCGTTTACAGCTGCAGCCTCTTGCAGATAGAAATTCAATTTATTCGTAGTTCCATAGGATACTGTCACATATTTCGTGTACGGAACATAGTCATTCGCATTGACCTCAACATCAATGTTTGTGGTTTGATATGCGTTAATCCCCGTGATGGCGTAGTTGCCATCCTTGTCTGTTTTAATTGTTTGGCTTACCGTTGTAGCTTTTACAATTGCACCCACAATAGGTTTGCCCGATTGGTCAGTCACTGTACCTACGATGGTGGCTGGCTCAAAGAGTACTAAATTCACTACTTTCGTATCCCCCGGATTCAAGGTTACATAACTAAAATTCATTCCTGAATCCAAGTACCCCTTCGCTACCGCTTTAATGGAGAAATCTGTGCTTTCACCTATCGCCGTTTCAAACCGAAAATCTCCTTTGGAATCGGTCTTCACTATTTGTTTTTGTTCCCCACCCGTTTGCTGCGTAATATGTACGTTCACATCTTTTACTGGAAAACCATCGAGATCAGTAATTTGTCCAATAATATACGCAGTTTGAGCGAAACGATTCCCCATTTCCCTGACAGAAGCATCTTTGGATGCTGCATATGTCGTTTCAGAATGCAGCAGACCAAACACCCCAGAAAATAATAAAAACACACTTAAACGAATCATCCATTTCCATTGAATACTCATGACAATCGTTCACCTCATCCAAATATAATAGTAAATTTTAACAATATGAAATTGTTACATCTATCTAACTGACTAACATTTCGAGCTTCCAAAATTCCCCGCCCCATACATATTGCCAAATCTCCTCGCCACCGTTCATGGTTTCACTTATATCCAGGACTTCCATTCGAGGAGTCTCCCAGACCTGTTTATCTTTCTTTTCTGCAGCAGATTGAATTTCCTTCATAGTTCACACCCTCTTTTTAATATTTTCTTTTCTTATTTTATTATAAATGATACATTTTGTATCTATTTATTTTAATACTTCAATCTCTTTTGTCGTCTAGCAATAAGTTAGAACACATCGCGAGGCTTTATTGTTTATGGAATTAGAATGAACTTGGGAATGGACATATATGGCAAGGAGAATGAGTGCACTTTATAACAAGCAACTCAGTAGCATAGACTGGTTTGAAACACATCGTTTGAGCTCTTATTTAGAGAATTATTAATGAGATGTAGTCCATTAACGATCGGAAAAGGAAATATTAACAATGAGGATAATTTCAATTACTCGCTTTTAGATACAAATTGTATCATCATTACTGCATGTGAAGCAGTTATGTTCTTAATTTCTTTTTACCTATAACCAGCCCAAAAAAAATAACCCACAGGAGAGTCACTTTTTCAAGTGTCTTTCCTGTGGGTTAACACATCAGAAGAATCCCTTATATAGTAGGAACTCAAAATGCATTAATAATATGATCAACCGAGACGGTTTCGCCTGCTTTATCCAGCATGACTGCGATCACATCAAAACGAATTTGATGATTTGTCTCTCCCGTCATTTGCAAATATACAGATGCAGTTGCACGTACCTGCTTCATTTTACGGATATCTACCGACTCCTGGGGTGTACCATACTGCATAGTTCCGCTTCTACTGCGGACTTCAATAAAAATAATCATGCCTTCATGGGAAGCAACGATATCAATCTCTCCGCTACGGCAACGCCAATTGCGCTTCAAAATGCGATAATCATGCTCCTGAAGCCAGTCGCAAGCAGCTTCTTCACCCAATCGTCCTTTTTGCTGACGTGTCAGTTTTGAAGCTGGAGCTTGTTCTGATCTGCGCTCTA
Above is a window of Paenibacillus sp. E222 DNA encoding:
- a CDS encoding carboxypeptidase-like regulatory domain-containing protein gives rise to the protein MSIQWKWMIRLSVFLLFSGVFGLLHSETTYAASKDASVREMGNRFAQTAYIIGQITDLDGFPVKDVNVHITQQTGGEQKQIVKTDSKGDFRFETAIGESTDFSIKAVAKGYLDSGMNFSYVTLNPGDTKVVNLVLFEPATIVGTVTDQSGKPIVGAIVKATTVSQTIKTDKDGNYAITGINAYQTTNIDVEVNANDYVPYTKYVTVSYGTTNKLNFYLQEAAAVNGVVIAESGKGIIGAKVTINGLQTTTDKQGKYTMKQQLPGPSTISVEADGYIKQTIRVTLVKGPNNNFDFILKSNVDKTAPITKYALIPLTEVSNGKQYINGFNFKLKATDEVNGSGLKMTQYRINGGQWITFTGPIKIYAPDVKTVEYFSTDIAGNQEKINKMDFVNGKYEGAGSYPY
- a CDS encoding paeninodin family lasso peptide, translating into MKEIQSAAEKKDKQVWETPRMEVLDISETMNGGEEIWQYVWGGEFWKLEMLVS
- a CDS encoding YraN family protein, translating into MVERRSEQAPASKLTRQQKGRLGEEAACDWLQEHDYRILKRNWRCRSGEIDIVASHEGMIIFIEVRSRSGTMQYGTPQESVDIRKMKQVRATASVYLQMTGETNHQIRFDVIAVMLDKAGETVSVDHIINAF